In Pomacea canaliculata isolate SZHN2017 linkage group LG12, ASM307304v1, whole genome shotgun sequence, a single genomic region encodes these proteins:
- the LOC112577215 gene encoding transmembrane protein 70 homolog, mitochondrial-like — translation MGSTMLGHVQSMLLRSISPACVLQRSSEKQRILAQWLLPTSQVSYLLSQRMYSSTMHKVLTFPKVLTNKDLRFRSPSSLISQSEKALGSRNFSLTSCAKTNKEDPYILKGKLVYKGNLAGSIKGVKLFSFSTSLMGLAMQPAIYLQNEGLPTGFKLALAGAVNFFVFLNPILIHFITKRYIRDIYWDPETGIFTATTYTFFLRTKELVFLADDVHVPAVPGIFTSLKVKGEPVFFDPGSFLSQEAYVHLMGFNKPLDWELPKKEDCEDQGKKLS, via the coding sequence ATGGGAAGCACCATGCTGGGTCATGTTCAGAGCATGCTGCTCAGAAGCATTTCACCTGCTTGTGTTTTGCAGAGATCTTCAGAGAAGCAGAGGATTCTTGCACAGTGGCTACTGCCAACATCTCAAGTGTCTTATCTCTTGTCTCAGAGAATGTACAGTTCAACAATGCATAAAGTACTTACATTTCCCAAGGTGCTCACCAACAAAGACCTCAGATTTAGATCTCCCAGTTCATTAATAAGTCAGAGTGAGAAGGCTCTTGGATCAAGAAATTTTAGTCTGACATCatgtgcaaaaacaaacaaggaggACCCTTATATCCTCAAAGGCAAACTTGTATATAAAGGAAATTTAGCAGGCTCAATAAAAGGTGtcaaacttttttccttctctacCAGCCTTATGGGACTGGCTATGCAGCCAGCAATTTACTTGCAGAATGAAGGACTTCCTACTGGTTTCAAACTGGCACTAGCTGGAgctgtcaatttttttgtttttcttaatccAATTTTAATTCACTTCATTACAAAAAGATATATTCGGGACATTTACTGGGACCCAGAGACTGGAATTTTCACAGCCACAACATATACATTCTTCCTTAGGACAAAAGAATTGGTGTTTCTTGCAGATGATGTGCATGTCCCAGCCGTCCCTGGaatttttacatctttaaaGGTGAAAGGCGAGCCTGTTTTCTTTGACCCAGGATCATTCCTTAGCCAGGAAGCCTACGTACATCTTATGGGATTCAACAAGCCACTGGACTGGGAGCTGCCCAAAAAGGAGGATTGTGAAgaccaaggaaaaaaattgtcttaa
- the LOC112577087 gene encoding protein artichoke-like, with product MPVPVTRMSLTESSLQEVEGSAFEAFTTLQDLDLSQNKLHRIDAEAFLGLSSLRTLNLSRNRISDIGMLLKPLVSLQQLDLSYNAIMELQPDTFSSQTSLSYLRLDGNQLLSLEGMPLQPLTFLTHLSCRACSLSSVKYDLFAAIPRVNHLDLGENHLTQLPSFVQLSDMKYLKYLFLDNNSITTLLDSQFADLTLTFLGLSGNLISEIPSKAFEGLSLEQLDLSQNRLAKVTNSLFFVGPKGLMSLNLAHNPIQEFEPLGFQGLHSLETLNLSSCSLTTLNPGLLHELHNLRKLDISWNNLQSVSEDDIAIFDRLVIVNLSKNNWNCDCSIKSLRDWLRGKRSLYKLYCAPGRRTKDCAEPLCSTPESFSEQPISLLEDSEIQECTVLSAPTAPLPTAAQAGIVVACLFFSLGMLVLTVYLWRRGHTRKKLVRVISKRRSRKTNESRLDDEENEKISPFQDCDNKSLKESHRSFVFNHYFEKMVTDPKLLSRTSSSQPPSEGQAQEDSMYSSNPSLYDRSHNIVVAIESTV from the coding sequence ATGCCAGTCCCTGTTACCAGAATGTCCCTCACAGAAAGTTCTCTGCAGGAGGTAGAAGGGTCAGCTTTTGAGGCCTTCACCACTCTTCAGGACCTTGACCTCAGCCAAAACAAACTACACAGAATTGATGCTGAGGCATTTTTAGGACTGAGCAGTTTGAGGACTCTGAACCTGTCTCGAAACAGAATCAGTGACATTGGCATGCTTTTGAAACCTCTTGTGAGCCTTCAGCAGCTTGATTTGAGTTACAATGCTATTATGGAACTACAACCAGACACTTTCAGTTCTCAGACCAGCCTCAGTTATCTGCGCTTGGATGGTAACCAGTTGCTCAGTCTTGAGGGCATGCCATTACAACCTCTGACATTCCTCACTCACCTTAGTTGCAGAGCCTgcagtctttcttctgttaaGTATGACTTATTTGCTGCCATCCCACGTGTGAATCATCTTGATCTAGGAGAAAATCATTTGACACAGTTGCCCAGTTTTGTGCAACTTAGTGACATgaaatatctgaaatatttgttcCTGGACAACAATAGCATCACAACCTTGCTTGACAGTCAGTTTGCAGATCTTACTTTGACTTTTCTTGGGCTCTCTGGAAATCTTATCAGCGAAATCCCATCTAAAGCATTTGAAGGTTTGTCATTGGAGCAGCTAGACCTGTCTCAAAACAGGCTTGCAAAAGTCACTAACTCGTTGTTTTTTGTGGGTCCTAAGGGCCTTATGAGCCTGAACTTGGCTCACAACCCTATACAGGAATTTGAACCACTTGGATTTCAAGGCCTGCACTCTTTGGAAACACTCAACTTGTCATCGTGTTCCCTCACTACTCTCAACCCAGGGCTTCTTCATGAACTTCACAATCTTCGCAAGCTTGACATCTCCTGGAATAATCTGCAGTCTGTTTCAGAAGACGACATTGCTATATTTGACCGACTTGTAATTGTCAACCTTTCTAAAAATAACTGGAACTGTGACTGCAGTATCAAAAGTTTGAGAGACTGGTTGAGGGGCAAACGATCTCTCTATAAACTGTACTGTGCTCCTGGTCGTCGTACGAAAGACTGTGCAGAGCCCTTATGTTCTACCCCAGAAAGTTTTAGCGAACAACCCATCTCACTTTTAGAGGACTCAGAAATACAGGAGTGTACTGTCCTGTCTGCACCAACAGCTCCTTTGCCTACTGCAGCACAAGCGGGCATTGTTGTggcatgtctttttttctctcttggcATGCTTGTGTTAACTGTGTACCTCTGGCGGCGAGGACATACAAGGAAGAAACTTGTTCGTGTTATAAGCAAGCGTAGATCAAGGAAAACGAATGAAAGTCGACTTGATGatgaagagaatgaaaaaatttCACCATTTCAGGACTGTGACAATAAGTCTCTAAAGGAATCACACCGTAGTTTTGTGTTCAatcattattttgaaaagatgGTAACAGATCCAAAGTTGCTTTCAAGAACTTCTTCATCTCAGCCCCCTTCAGAGGGTCAGGCTCAAGAAGACAGTATGTACTCATCAAATCCTTCACTGTATGATAGAAGCCACAACATTGTGGTAGCTATTGAGTCCACAGTTTAA